The following proteins are encoded in a genomic region of uncultured Fretibacterium sp.:
- a CDS encoding YhcH/YjgK/YiaL family protein → MIRALLEHAERYYVLGEGVRMALEYIRGTNLLSLAPGRYPIDGDRVFALIQEPTTQSRDRAPFEDHKRHADLQATLRGVEYVGYCPIGKLTPEGDYNAETDVQLYSGEGDLLMRNDAGKSFALFYPEDGHQPYVTLGDPAPIKKVVVRIRTDMLAGGRAS, encoded by the coding sequence ATGATCCGAGCTTTGCTGGAACATGCGGAACGTTACTATGTCCTTGGGGAGGGCGTGAGGATGGCGCTCGAGTACATTCGGGGGACCAACCTGCTCTCCCTGGCTCCGGGGCGATATCCGATCGATGGGGACCGTGTGTTCGCCCTGATCCAGGAACCGACCACCCAATCCAGGGACCGTGCGCCGTTCGAGGACCACAAGCGTCACGCCGATCTTCAGGCGACCCTGAGGGGGGTGGAGTATGTGGGGTACTGCCCCATCGGGAAGCTGACTCCGGAGGGGGATTACAACGCGGAGACGGACGTCCAGCTCTACAGCGGGGAGGGGGACTTGTTGATGCGCAACGACGCCGGGAAGAGTTTCGCCCTGTTCTATCCCGAGGATGGGCACCAGCCCTATGTCACGCTGGGCGATCCTGCGCCGATCAAAAAGGTCGTCGTGCGGATACGAACGGATATGCTGGCCGGAGGACGTGCGTCCTGA
- the allE gene encoding (S)-ureidoglycine aminohydrolase, translating to MGYPKGNLTTRAVVKPWSYTVIPPEGRVKNVLPFFEGFSTTILASPKYGASFVFYISTVEPGAKTTRTWSAEEGIETFVYFMDGEGELSVKIGGEEKVLKQGGYAYSPAGVGMDFANKSKGTMRILFYKQRYTPIEGHAARTFWGNVNDIQERIYDDMANVFIQDLLPTDLGFDMNFHILSFEPAGCHPFIETHVQEHGAYMLSGQGVYILGDDYVQVQKEDFVWFGPFVQQAVYATGRERLSYIYSKDFNRDAEI from the coding sequence ATGGGTTATCCGAAAGGCAATCTGACGACGCGTGCGGTCGTGAAGCCCTGGAGCTACACGGTGATTCCTCCGGAGGGGCGCGTCAAGAACGTCCTTCCCTTCTTCGAGGGGTTCTCGACCACGATCCTGGCCTCTCCCAAGTACGGCGCCAGCTTTGTGTTCTATATCTCGACCGTCGAACCGGGCGCCAAGACCACGCGGACCTGGAGCGCGGAGGAGGGGATCGAGACCTTCGTCTATTTCATGGACGGAGAGGGTGAGCTGTCGGTGAAGATCGGCGGGGAGGAGAAGGTCCTGAAGCAGGGCGGCTACGCCTATTCCCCGGCGGGCGTGGGGATGGACTTCGCCAACAAATCCAAGGGAACCATGCGGATCCTCTTCTACAAGCAGCGTTATACGCCCATCGAGGGGCACGCCGCGCGGACGTTCTGGGGCAACGTCAACGACATCCAGGAACGCATCTACGACGATATGGCCAACGTCTTCATCCAGGACCTTCTGCCCACCGACCTGGGCTTCGACATGAACTTCCATATCCTGAGTTTCGAGCCTGCCGGCTGCCATCCCTTTATCGAGACGCACGTTCAGGAGCACGGGGCCTACATGCTCTCGGGCCAGGGCGTCTACATTCTGGGCGACGATTACGTCCAGGTGCAGAAGGAGGACTTCGTCTGGTTCGGGCCCTTCGTGCAGCAGGCCGTCTACGCCACGGGACGCGAGCGTCTGTCCTACATCTACTCCAAGGACTTCAACCGGGACGCCGAGATCTGA